ATGTCCACAGTCGTGCAGTCAGGACACAAGTGCAGCCCATGGTGATGGGGTGTCTGGCAGGGAGCTGGGGTGTGGGGCAGGGGCTGAGATTCCCAAGGAGCTCGGGAGGGAGAGCATCCGGGTACCCAGGCAGCAGCAGGGAACCCGAAGGCAGGGGTTTCAATAGGCAGAACAAAGGAGTTCACTGATTCCCACAGAACATCCCCCCTCACTTGAGCAGGCCCCAGGTCTGAAGACCAGCTCCTCTTGTCCCAATGTGAAGACACCCATTGACCGTCCCCACTCCAGCCTCGTCAGTAAGTACAGACAGGCAAATGTGAGTGTCCAACAGTTAAATAAAAAGGACAGCAAAAAATGAAAGGTCAGTATGATCAAACTGACAAGCCCTCTCCTGAGGAGCGAGCCCTAAGATCCCTTCTTCTTTCTGGCCCTGCATCAAGGAAGGGCCAGAATCCACAGTCCCAACAGTCCTGACTTCAGACAgtgaagcacattttaaaaaattattattaggaACCTTAGAGAAGTGTAAGATATTGCATCCATAGAAAGTAACAATCTATGAAGGAAGAAGAGTTCAGAGATCAGTAAAGAAGGATTGAAATTCTCTTAAGATATACaactgttggccgggcgcggtggctcatgcctgtaatcccagcactttgggaggccgaggcaggtggattacttgagatcaggagttcgagaccagcctgaccaacatggtgaaatccaatctcaactaaaaatacaaaattagccagcgtggtgaaacatgcctgtaatcccagctacttgggaggctgaggcaggagaatcgcttgaacctgggaggcggacatttcagtgagccgagatcgcaccactgcactccagcctgggcaacaagatcaaaactccgcctcaaaaaaaaaaaaaaaaaaagatatataactgTTAAAGCAAAAAATCAGAAGACAGAATTTAAGAAATACCCAAAACGCacatcaataaaaaaatacaagataaaaGGTAAGTTCTTTGGGAGACTGGTCCCGGAGTTCCAACATCCAAATAACATTTGCGCTCTGAAGAGAGAGCTGAAAACATGGAAGCAGGAACTTATCAAAGATACGATCAaaggatattagaaaaaaatgcccAGAGCTTACAGgagactttattcttttttttttttttgagacagagcctcactctgtcacccaggctggagtgcagtagcgcaatctcagctcactgcaacctccacctcccgggttcaaatgattctcctgcctcagcctcccaactaggtgggacaacaggcaccaccaccatgcccagctgatttttaaatattttttagtacagatggggtttcatcatattggccaggatggtcttgatctcttgacctcatgatccgcctgcctcggcctcccaaagtgctgggattacaggcgtgagtcactgcacccggccaggagaCCTTATTCTTTAAGATTAAAGTCTTAACAGCAAGATGAAGTAAAAAGACCCTCAACCTCGGACCTCAGTGTGAAATTTCAGAACTTTAAgattcccccccaaaaaaataagaaaaaaagaatctaagaGCTCCAAAAAATTATGAGGGGGGGGGGGAAAAGCATTTCAACTCAGAATTCTGTCCTTGTAAAATTGTTAACCAAACTTGAAGACagattaaagacatttttagaacAAATGAGGACTCGGATAATTTATCTTGCAGGCACTCTTTCTTGCAAAGTCAACTGAAGCTGCTGGCTAACAAAACAAGGGAGTCAAATAAAGAAAGAACCAGACCTGAAATTCAGGACACCCTTGAGTAAACCCAGGGAAGCAGCATGGGAGCACTGGGGACAATAGCTTCACTCCAGGCCTAGGGAGCTGTCACTTGGAGGGGAAAGGGAAAATGGAGGGCCCCCAACAGTGAGTTTTCAGATGGGATGCTTCAAATGCTGGAAGATGTTAAAAATGTGATAAAAGCAgacaatgtaaaaagaaaaaggaaaggcatGGAGAAGccccaagaagaaaaaaaagctgaagaGAAAAGATGTATATACCCATAGAATATTAAATATAGGtgaatttggctgggcatggtggctcacgcctgtaatcccagcattttgggaggctgaggcgggtggatcacttgagttcaggagtttgagaccagcctggctaacatggtgaaacgctgtctctactgaaaatacaaaaaattagccgggtgtggtggcaggtgcctgtagttctacctactcgggaggctgaagcaggagaatcgcttgaaccttggaggcagaggttgcagtgagccgagatcgtgccactgcactgtaggctgagtgacagatcaagactccatccccccccaaaaaaaaaaaaaaaaggccgggcgcggtggctcacgcctgtaatcccagcactttgggaggccaaggcgggcggatcacgaggtcaggagatcaagaccatcctggctaacattgtgaaaccccgtctctacagtaaagtacaaaaaaattagccaggcatggtggcgagcgcctgtagtcccagctactcgggaggctgaggcaggagaatggcgtgaaccggggaggaggagcttgcagtgagccgagatcgcgccactgcactccagcctgggcgacagagcaagactccgtctcaaaaaaaaaaaacaaaaaacaaaaaagaaagaaagaaatttgggtGAATTCATAGCTCCAGTTTCCTCCTTACAAAGTGAGAAGTCTCATGATTCTGGTGTACTGGATGGGCAAAATATACATCTAAATACATACTCTTTAAATGATTTTACAGCTTCAACGATAACTTAGAAACTAAAATCATGGGATCTCTACTACGGGCTAAGGTGGGTGGACAAGCGGGGAGTCTAAGGAGCTCAGCCTTCTCTGCTGCACCTGGTGTTAATAGATAAATcaagtggactgcagtggagagCACAGGGTGGCAGCTCTTTCCTTTCAACTCTTCCTCTTCagtgatatacatacacacacacacacacacacacacacacacacacacacacacacacacaataaaacagATGAGAAATAATCTGGGATGTTTGTGGGAAGAGTCTTTGATCTGGCTACATTGGTTCCAGGTCTAATCAAATACCATGGGTTCAAGCCGTGTGGCCCTACCCACACTTCTATCCCCTCAAACAGGACCTGAGTAGTCACAGTGTCTGGTGCTGAAACTCATGGTCTGTCTGAAGTGGACCCACCTGTAGGGCTGGGATCTCCAAGGGTGGCAATGGACACAGCCACAGCGGTGTCTGCAGGGCCCATCATGAAGTCCAGCCCATGGCTGTGGAccagctgcccagtctggaaGGAAACTTCCTTGGAGGACGCCAGTGCAAGAGACATCAGCCAAGATTCAGGGGCAGCCAGAGAGGGGTCCAGCATGTCATTGCCAGCAGCCAGAGGGcagaggccagggccagggcagaaGAGGGGGAGGGTGGCAGGATCATGGCCAGGCCCCTCCTGGTACATCTCGCCACCTGGCAGAGACCTGGGGGACATGGAGAACACCGTCTCTTGGTGGGCAGAGCCTCcctcagggcagggcaggagggagcACAGGGTGCACAACGGTGCTCAAACAGTGCTGGTGTGCAGTAGGAACTCAAGAGATACTGGCTGGTATTaactcaatgaaaagcaaaacaGACAAAGTACTAGAAACAAACCACAGGGACAGCTGGGTTTGTCTTTAGGTGGCAGGGCTGCATGTGTTTCCTTATAAGTCTGTTCCCCTGTTCTCCAAGACAGACATGAACTCAGGTGATGAGTCAGGCTGCAGGAGCACGTGTGGGTTCAGAAGAAGCCGCCCCCACCCCAGTCCCTGACGTGGGCTCCTTGCTGGTGGCTTCCCTCTCCCTGGGGTCTGACCTGATCCCAGTGTGGGGGTCCTGTCACCCTTATGCCTACTTCATGCCCTAGTCTCCACCTGAGGAGGAAAGGGAACTGAATAGGTGAGATGATTCCATGGCCATGGAGATGACAGTACCTGACATCCAGTGGCTTTGAGACTGTCTCATCTGCAGGAAAGTCCGGGGCTAAGGCCAGTGGCTCCCATGGTCCTTGGGTGGTCTGTGGGGACTGTGGAGGCCCCTTTTCCTCACGTTCCTCTGAAAGTGATGAGATGGGAGGGGAGACTTAGTGAGGCTCTGGTTCCCAACCTCCTTCCCATCAGGTATGAGCAGCCCTGCTGGCTGGAAAAGGCTGTTGCCATGGGGCCATCCCAATATTTTTGCTTCTTGTCCTGTCTTTGGTGTGAACCAACAATCCACAATTGCCAACCCAGGACACCCCAAATCCCGGTGCTTGGTTCACTTCTCAAATTGACTCACCAACTCCTCCTCTCCAGCCCAGCTCCTGGCCCGGCCACACAGTGACCTCAAAATGCATAGGGGCAGccacagcccagcctgggcatctTGAGCCTCAGACCCTCGGACCCTGTGATCTTGCTCCCACAGAGTGACACCTGGAACCTACTGATTGGAGGAGGGCTACCCCTGTAAGCAGTGTGACTACCTAGGCCTGGCCCTTGTCAGAAATCAGCTCCCCAACCACAAGGAGACTGGGGCCCTCAGGCCACTCACCTGACCACTGAGGCCTGTCCACAAACCCAGAGTCAACACGGGGGTAGCCTGAGGGCTGCAGGAGGTCAGGACCCCTCTCCCTCGCACCAGAGTCTTCAGCTGTGGCCTGCTGGGCTGGCTTCATGTGCTGGGGAAGGGCTCTTTGGCGGCGCCGGTAATTGGCAAACCAGTTGTACACCTGCTCAGGGGTCAAGCTCGTCTCCAATGCCAAGTTCTCCTGCCCCCAAACAACAAGACTTCTAGCCCTGCTTCCACTCCCTGAGGACAGGGGGTGTGTAGAAGTGGCTCAGACAGCTCATTTACACCAAGAAAGGGGTTGACAGCCCAGCCTAACCTCTCCAAGGACAGCAGAGAGCGGTGAGCATGAGCAGAACATGCAGGCCTCACCTCCCTGGGCTGATCCCCATCCCCTGAGCAGTGAGGCCCAGGTCAGGCTGTCTGCACAGCCACATGTGCACGTCCCCCTGAGTAGGGGGGGCCCTTGCTAGGTCCACCCAGACAACATGCCCAGGGCCACCCCAAGCCCCTGGAGGGGCAGGGCCTGCAGAACCACACTGCCTGTGCCTGGCACAAACCCACTGTGCAGTGGAGAGCATGTCGGCCGGCAGATGCCTCGACCCATCGTcccggtgcctggcacacagtgggtgctgAGTGAGCAGCCGTGGGGCCACATACACAGATGTTATGACTCCACGTGAGAAAATGAAACCCTTTATGTGGCAGACAGGACAGTCTGCCAATCAACAAGGTCCCTGTCCAGAGGAGGGGCTGAAACCACCAGCACCCTGGCGGATGAGGCCACTGAGGAGCCTGGGGTGGGGGTACCCCTTGGGGGACAGGGAGGCACCAGGCAGGGACCCCCTGGGTCCTGGGTATCTTCTATTCTTACCCTCTCAGCCTTGCTGGGGTTGGTGTTCACCCCCACAGCGAAATTGTGCAGCTTCTCACGAACCTCTCTGGGGAAGTTCCGGCTCTTCAGCCCCTCCGGGCAGAGGGAGGGGGGCGGGGGGTTCCTGGGTAAGGACAGTGAGGAGGTGGTAACAGACAGGACCCCTCCAAATCTGTTCCCTTCTCCAGGCCCGGCCCTCTGCAGAAGGTGACACTTCCTTCCCTGTGCCTCCTCCTGGGGGatgcctctctctgcctccagtTAGTGAAAACTAGAGTCTCTCCCACAGACATGCACAAACCCTGACAAATACTGTTCCAGAACATCTACAGGCCACTGTGAGGAGCCCTCTGTGGGCCCTTGCAGTGCTCCTGGGTGCATCTCAGCCCATGGAGCCCTGATGGATGGCCCTCCTGGACATCCTCACA
The sequence above is a segment of the Pan paniscus chromosome 10, NHGRI_mPanPan1-v2.0_pri, whole genome shotgun sequence genome. Coding sequences within it:
- the ANHX gene encoding anomalous homeobox protein isoform X1; the protein is MQSFLTLLKEHEDTCAPPAELVTLAGRLCRDFQDDLAQLQPLVTAILDSQLRLHLLDNADVALACARVLDQQEQQQAACRLLEGCQVPGGSQELVQLWNDIHYRLVMRRLGVAALTPVQKFRCRKRNPPPPSLCPEGLKSRNFPREVREKLHNFAVGVNTNPSKAERENLALETSLTPEQVYNWFANYRRRQRALPQHMKPAQQATAEDSGARERGPDLLQPSGYPRVDSGFVDRPQWSEEREEKGPPQSPQTTQGPWEPLALAPDFPADETVSKPLDVRSLPGGEMYQEGPGHDPATLPLFCPGPGLCPLAAGNDMLDPSLAAPESWLMSLALASSKEVSFQTGQLVHSHGLDFMMGPADTAVAVSIATLGDPSPTGFAGPPSGHPQIVQLEEGLGTSSGQTELRVGSFLVTQPPLQAPEFILTQSPPELAPAPSAFPGPVSAMELSQALPSSQVQCSDSQASGDAFWGARMLLEFSGSSLG
- the ANHX gene encoding anomalous homeobox protein isoform X2, translating into MQSFLTLLKEHEDTCAPPAELVTLAGRLCRDFQDDLAQLQPLVTAILDSQLRLHLLDNADVALACARVLDQQEQQQAACRLLEGCQVPGGSQELVQLWNDIHYRLVMRRLGVAALTPVQKFRCRKRNPPPPSLCPEGLKSRNFPREVREKLHNFAVGVNTNPSKAERENLALETSLTPEQVYNWFANYRRRQRALPQHMKPAQQATAEDSGARERGPDLLQPSGYPRVDSGFVDRPQWSEEREEKGPPQSPQTTQGPWEPLALAPDFPADETVSKPLDVRSLPGGEMYQEGPGHDPATLPLFCPGPGLCPLAAGNDMLDPSLAAPESWLMSLALASSKEVSFQTGQLVHSHGLDFMMGPADTAVAVSIATLGDPSPTVCRGISLHAGFAGPPSGHPQIVQLEEGLGTSSGQTELRVGSFLVTQPPLQAPEFILTQSPPELAPAPSAFPGPVSAMELSQALPSSQVQCSDSQASGDAFWGARMLLEFSGSSLG